In the Naumovozyma dairenensis CBS 421 chromosome 4, complete genome genome, one interval contains:
- the ITT1 gene encoding RBR-type E3 ubiquitin transferase (similar to Saccharomyces cerevisiae ITT1 (YML068W); ancestral locus Anc_4.332), whose translation MTYSNGIQEELQLLKDMYPELKVDEGSKKFITCELPFEMFFSTDLTVVYEESGLNFTKLAGDSIFLKIDIAKYPQLQGSIELKFHSKWMSEVDKAKILEYIYEEFDDMTRPSSPVYEPSTPILMLIFGFLIDEVSFKLFPNYERKCATKEEFEAFQEIYHIIQKDEMAHKNFDCCICVDVKKGDKMIQLPCGEHFLCLYCTKTYYTQMIEEGNIVNVRCPECTFEEVNLENVKSYSKLKETLLTPKIPFEFFDGILTPDICERYEKLFYEQAATKISKHSPLACTNCPSCKRPCIKDDLDDYMIQCSKCKFTFCFDCLHSWHGYNNRCGRKTTIPREILEECSNLGPSDEERRRELQAKYGKRILEAEVNEYVAEKLLDLAIAEKGSNLQRCPKCRTVIQRSEGCNKMKCTICGTTFCYICTQILDPDDPYEHFRELSSPCYGLLFQGMISEDD comes from the coding sequence ATGACTTATTCAAATGGTATTCAGGAGGAATTACAGCTATTGAAGGATATGTATCCGGAGCTAAAAGTAGATGAGGGAAGCAAAAAGTTCATTACATGCGAACTTCCATTCGAAATGTTTTTTTCCACTGACCTGACTGTTGTTTACGAAGAAAGTGGTTTAAATTTTACCAAGTTAGCAGGTGattctatatttttaaagatCGATATTGCGAAATATCCACAACTACAAGGTAGTATAGAGTTAAAGTTCCACTCAAAATGGATGTCTGAAGTGGACAAAGCTAAGatattggaatatatttatgaagaatttgatgatatgACAAGACCCTCTTCGCCAGTTTATGAACCGTCTACACCGATCTTGATGCTCATTTTTGGCTTCCTGATTGATGAGGTTTCTTTCAAACTTTTTCCTAATTATGAAAGAAAATGCGCcacaaaagaagaatttgaagcattccaagaaatatatcatataattcaaaaGGATGAAATGGCACATAAAAACTTTGATTGTTGCATCTGTGTGGACGTAAAAAAAGGGGATAAAATGATACAACTGCCGTGTGGTGAGCATTTCTTATGTTTGTATTGTACAAAAACTTATTATACGCAAATGATCGAAGAAGGTAATATTGTTAATGTGAGATGTCCAGAATGTACTTTTGAAGAGgttaatttagaaaatgtAAAGAGTTATTCTAAGCTTAAGGAGACTTTATTAACGCCAAAGATTCCATTCGAATTTTTTGATGGCATTCTTACACCAGATATCTGTGAAAGATATGAGAAATTGTTCTATGAACAAGCGGCTacaaaaatttcaaaacattCGCCACTTGCATGTACAAATTGTCCAAGCTGTAAGAGGCCTTGTATAAAAGACGATTTGGATGATTATATGATCCAATGTTCGAAATGCAAATTCACTTTCTGTTTTGATTGTTTACATTCATGGCATGgttataataatagatgTGGCAGGAAGACAACAATACCAAGGgaaattcttgaagaatGCTCTAACTTAGGACCATCTGATGAAGAACGTAGAAGAGAATTACAAGCTAAATACGGCAAACGAATACTTGAAGCAGAGGTCAACGAATACGTTGCTGAAAAATTACTTGATCTTGCTATCGCTGAGAAGGGATCCAATTTACAAAGATGTCCCAAATGTAGGACTGTTATTCAAAGAAGTGAAGGTTGtaataaaatgaaatgtACAATTTGTGGGACAACATTTTGTTATATTTGTACGCAAATTTTGGATCCCGACGATCCATATGAACATTTTAGAGAACTTAGTTCCCCCTGTTATGGACTCTTATTTCAGGGCATGATATCGGAAGATGACTGA
- the TCB3 gene encoding Tcb3p (similar to Saccharomyces cerevisiae TCB3 (YML072C); ancestral locus Anc_4.340) — protein MVGNNTQEKLNDEHVSPTPKLSPTERNLRQKREDANKKSSETPEKRQSAHSKTDITTEDAPHIPPKKDILVASAVNSAKKLPNPNPEGTVGSIPLEKVHPKDLRKVPSRKPNKFDTSITSPGILDDLNPREKAELEEKINGEDAAGLFPWRLIGAFFPSGKGSPKTMDVKIVKAYILENFYNDWYNNCAIIVGTCFTSWLFAYWGFSWWSLGFIFLGTASVYNAEFRRFNRNIRDDLKRTTVQETISGKVETTLWLNSFLSKFWVIYMPVLSSQVKEAVNPILASVVPGYGIDALSLEEFTLGSKAPAIRGIKSYTKTGKNSLEMDWSFAFTPNDESDMTQIEVEEKVNPKIALGVTLGKSIVSKTLSVLVEDINVAGKMRVRLEFGKIFPNIKIVSIQLLEPPLMDFVLKPLGGDTLGIDVMSFLPGLKSFVKSMVNSNVGPMLYAPNHMDINVEEIMAAQSNDAIGVLAVTLKSAEGLKGSDFITNTVDPYIVLKTEKTPNNEIKDIRSSIKSDIKDPRWNETKYLLLPTLNQKLTFSCFDFNDVRKDTLIGDIEIDLGSLLSEPNQENQTAEFMVGDKPKGLLHYSLRWVPVIEPKSEEKKPDNQAEEISDADEGEEAGDSDVGIMKFNLQKVKYLDTSTSVTGNLSPSAKLYIDGQLKKSYRALRRINEPSWNEETEILIGSKSTSKITIKIFDERIGGSEVLCEYSSNVEDLLDTFGLGQESVKGSPQGEIYFTSLWKPLATSEKFVSTTATTGPIGCIKIDVVKAKVTSNLSGLGDIDPYFSVQLNRHTKYKSKYYSNCVEPVFHEAAYIPVTSENQHITVSLIDYQSVGSDRPIGSVQLPVSSYVKKNKETGEYEDNSKTAAPTIFSLKNKKNDQTDDTMSMAVSFIPTMSVYSPDEIKDVEKLEADLKRKREDFEAEQAELKLKMEQEPDKWEEVTVKDPFEDDVKKLHRKNKLTLEQIIARNSGILSLDILGGRLAKESVFLEVLADDVSYPMFVLRGKGNKVNPERDSLFIRDLKHSKLHFRLSRKNVAKDPDDVISTDSFGTLDLLNSSYGNPKEITFSGSSLKFKMFFEPSQCELSSSESIENTGYLKLKFISADNLMSADRNGKSDPFVVAYVDRKKEYKTQIIKKTLSPVWNETAKIPIPARDRNQLILNVFDWDRAGDNDDLGAVKIDLTELEPEKTYDWNLQLSTQGTIKLQGKFLPEYIRPTVEISQGKLSDKPMKAIGTVGGTGLGAAKQVSGAAMGIAGAGLGVATGGLQKGGRLFGIGSDKNKKSRKSTESSPRIRNSLEYDTSVPNNSYTPRPSVEPASSNAEERASTKSNNLSRNTSSNMSNVGGKKSRASSFARTLAPNGTYNGNVNILSSEKLGKNIQIIISLTQAGRMKHLYKTRVQKANDNGTNVFNEACAFKASPEATLVIGAVAHHKLSKDKSLGIAQVNLGDPQIQKDENLALKLNDGHVIIKLDYAKEALENIPDVPQIPEQYQQ, from the coding sequence ATGGTCGGAAACAATACTCAAGAAAAGCTCAATGATGAGCATGTCTCACCCACACCAAAATTATCTCCAACCGAAAGGAACTTACGTCAAAAGAGAGAAGACGCAAACAAGAAGAGTAGTGAAACTCCAGAAAAAAGGCAGTCAGCACACTCGAAAACTGATATAACCACTGAAGACGCTCCACATATCCCACCAAAGAAAGATATCTTAGTTGCCTCAGCTGTGAATAGTGCAAAAAAATTGCCCAATCCTAATCCGGAAGGTACAGTTGGTTCAATCCCTCTGGAGAAAGTTCACCCTAAAGATTTAAGGAAAGTACCATCAAGGAAACCAAACAAATTCGATACTTCAATTACCAGCCCCGGTATATTAGACGATTTGAATCCTAGAGAAAAGGCTGAGTTGGAAGAAAAGATAAATGGCGAAGATGCTGCAGGTTTATTCCCATGGAGACTTATCGGAGCGTTTTTCCCATCCGGTAAGGGTTCTCCAAAGACAATGGATGTTAAGATTGTTAAAGCTTATATCTTGGAGAATTTCTATAATGATTGGTATAATAACTGCGCAATTATTGTTGGTACTTGTTTTACTTCATGGTTGTTCGCATATTGGGGGTTCTCATGGTGGTCTCTGGGTTTCATCTTTTTAGGAACTGCATCTGTTTATAATGCTGAATTCCGTAGGTTTAATAGAAATATTAGAGATGATCTGAAAAGAACTACTGTGCAAGAAACTATTTCTGGTAAAGTAGAAACTACATTATGGCTGAATTCGTTTTTATCCAAGTTTTGGGTCATTTATATGCCTGTTCTATCTTCACAAGTTAAAGAAGCTGTCAATCCAATTTTGGCAAGTGTGGTCCCTGGTTATGGGATCGATGCTTTGTCCTTAGAAGAATTTACACTGGGTTCAAAGGCACCTGCAATTAGAGGTATCAAATCATATACAAAGACTGGTAAGAATTCTTTGGAAATGGATTGGTCATTTGCTTTTACTCCAAATGATGAATCTGATATGACACAAATTGAAGTTGAAGAGAAGGTTAATCCTAAGATCGCCCTTGGTGTTACCTTAGGTAAAAGCATTGTTTCTAAAACCCTGTCGGTTTTAGTTGAGGATATTAACGTGGCCGGTAAAATGCGTGTTCGTTTAGAGTTCGGTAAAATCTTCccaaatattaaaatagtatctattcaattattagaaCCTCCATTAATGGATTTCGTTTTAAAACCATTAGGTGGTGATACTTTAGGTATTGATGTGATGTCATTCCTACCAGGTTTGAAAAGTTTCGTTAAGAGTATGGTTAATTCCAATGTTGGACCAATGTTATATGCACCAAATCATATGGATATTAATGTCGAAGAAATCATGGCTGCTCAATCTAATGACGCCATTGGTGTCTTGGCAGTCACATTGAAATCTGCTGAAGGTTTGAAAGGATCCGATTTCATCACTAATACTGTTGATCCATATATAGTCCTAAAGACTGAAAAGACCccaaataatgaaattaaagatatccgttcatcaattaaatcaGATATTAAGGATCCACGTTGGAATGAAACTAAATATCTATTGTTACCAACTTTAAATCAAAAGTTGacattttcttgtttcgATTTCAATGATGTTAGAAAAGATACTTTAATTGGTGATATTGAAATCGATTTAGGGTCTCTTCTTTCAGAACCAAATCAAGAAAACCAAACCGCAGAATTTATGGTCGGTGATAAACCAAAGGGTTTGCTACATTATTCTTTACGTTGGGTTCCTGTTATAGAACCAAAAtcagaagaaaagaaacctGATAACCAAGCTGAAGAAATTAGTGACGCTGATGAGGGTGAGGAAGCTGGTGATTCTGATGTTGGTATTATGAAGTTCAATTTACAAAAGGTCAAATATTTAGATACTTCTACATCAGTAACTGGTAACTTAAGTCCTTCTgcaaaattatatattgatggtcaattgaaaaaatcatataGAGCATTGAGAAGAATCAATGAACCATCTTGGAatgaagaaactgaaaTATTAATTGGGTCCAAGTCTACCTCTAAGATTACGATAAAAATCTTTGATGAACGTATTGGAGGAAGTGAGGTTCTTTGTGAATATTCATCTAATGTGGAAGATCTGTTGGATACCTTTGGATTAGGTCAAGAGTCTGTCAAAGGTTCTCCACAGGGtgaaatttattttacttCCCTATGGAAACCCTTGGCTacaagtgaaaaatttgttagtacaacagcaacaacgGGACCAATAGGTTGTATCAAAATTGATGTCGTAAAGGCGAAAGTGACATCTAATTTGTCAGGGTTGGGTGATATTGACCCATATTTCTCTGTTCAATTAAATAGGCATACAAAATACAAGTCTAAATACTATTCGAATTGTGTTGAGCCTGTGTTCCATGAAGCTGCGTATATTCCTGTTACTTCTGAAAACCAACATATTACAGTTTCTTTGATCGATTACCAATCGGTAGGTTCTGATAGGCCAATCGGATCAGTACAACTACCAGTATCGAGTTATgttaaaaagaataaagaaacaGGTGAGTATGAAGATAACTCCAAAACAGCTGCCCCAACAATTTTCAgtttaaaaaataagaagaatGACCAGACGGACGACACTATGAGTATGGCTGTATCATTTATCCCAACAATGTCTGTTTATTCTCCAGATGAAATTAAGGATGTGGAAAAACTCGAAGCTGATCTCAAGAGAAAGAGAGAAGATTTTGAAGCTGAGCAAGCAGAACTTAAGTTAAAGATGGAACAAGAACCGGATAAATGGGAAGAGGTTACAGTCAAAGATCCATTTGAAGACGACGTCAAAAAGCTACATAGAAAGAATAAATTGACTTTGGAACAAATCATTGCTCGTAATTCTGGTATTCTTTCATTGGATATTTTAGGAGGTCGTCTCGCAAAAGAGTCTGTTTTTCTCGAAGTATTGGCTGATGACGTATCATATCCAATGTTTGTTCTAAGAGGTAAAGGTAATAAAGTCAATCCGGAGAGGGatagtttatttattcGTGATTTGAAACACAGTAAACTACATTTCAGATTATCGAGGAAGAATGTTGCTAAAGATCCTGATGATGTTATAAGCACCGACTCTTTTGGTACtcttgatttattaaactCTAGTTATGGTAATCCAAAAGAAATTACTTTTAGCGGTTCTTCGttgaaattcaaaatgttTTTCGAACCTTCCCAATGTGAactttcttcatctgaatcaattgaaaatacGGGCTACCtgaaattaaaattcaTATCAGCAGACAACTTAATGTCAGCAGACAGAAATGGTAAATCTGATCCGTTCGTAGTAGCATATGTCGATCgtaaaaaagaatataaaacccaaattatcaagaaGACCCTTTCTCCAGTTTGGAATGAAACTGCAAAGATTCCAATTCCAGCTAGAGATAGAAACCAATTAATACTTAACGTTTTTGATTGGGATCGTGCTggtgataatgatgatttaggCGCAGTGAAGATAGATCTAACTGAACTTGAACCTGAAAAGACATATGATTGGAACTTACAATTGTCCACACAGGGTACCATAAAATTACAAGGTAAATTTTTGCCAGAGTATATTAGACCAACCGTTGAAATTTCGCAAGGTAAACTTTCAGATAAACCTATGAAGGCAATTGGTACAGTTGGTGGCACAGGATTAGGGGCTGCAAAGCAAGTATCTGGTGCCGCAATGGGTATTGCTGGTGCCGGTTTAGGAGTTGCTACAGGTGGTCTCCAAAAGGGTGGTCGTTTATTTGGTATCGGTAGTGAtaagaacaagaaatcGAGAAAATCAACTGAATCATCTCCTCGTATAAGAAACTCTTTAGAATATGATACATCCGTACCAAATAACAGCTATACACCAAGGCCTTCTGTTGAGCCAGCTTCTTCTAATGCTGAAGAACGTGCCTCTACTAAgtctaataatttatccAGAAATACTTCTTCTAATATGTCTAATGTGGGAGGAAAAAAATCGAGGGCAAGTAGTTTTGCTCGTACTTTAGCTCCAAATGGTACTTATAATGGAAATGTCAATATCCTCTCAAGTGAAAAGTTAGGAAAGAATATCCAGATAATTATATCATTGACACAAGCTGGTAGAATGAAACATTTATATAAGACAAGGGTCCAAAAAGCCAACGATAACGGAACAAATGTTTTTAATGAGGCATGTGCTTTCAAGGCATCCCCAGAAGCAACTTTAGTAATTGGAGCTGTCGCTCACCATAAATTATCGAAAGATAAAAGTTTAGGAATTGCTCAAGTTAATCTAGGAGATCctcaaattcaaaaagatgaaaatcTTGCgttgaaattaaatgatggTCATGTCATCATAAAGCTTGATTATGCTAAGGAAgctttggaaaatattccAGATGTTCCTCAAATTCCTGAACAGTATCAACAATAA
- the DAK1 gene encoding dihydroxyacetone kinase (similar to Saccharomyces cerevisiae DAK1 (YML070W); ancestral locus Anc_4.334), giving the protein MKSFEVSDPITSSLKGFVLANPSITLVPEEKFLYRTTDKNKIALISGGGSGHEPTHAGFIGEGMLSGAVCGDVFASPSTKQILNGIQLIAENSKGVLLIVKNYTGDVLHFGLSAERARALGIDCRVVVVGEDVAVGREKGGMVGRRALAGTVLVHKIVGAFAEKYSEKYGLDGTESVAYIVNDAMVTIGSSLDHCKVPGRKFESELNEKQMELGMGIHNEPGVKVLEPIPSTEDLISNHMLPKLLDSTDKDRAFVDFKKDDEVVLLINNLGGVSNLIISSIASITTDFLAEQYNIKPVKTIVGTVMTSFNGNGFSITLLNASKVNKELSSKFSEVTSVINLLNDFTDAPGWPIADFENKMAPSVNHEILHNDVKVKEVGTYDYESFSKWMKAGAEQIIKSEPHITKLDSQVGDGDCGYTLVAGVNGITENLDKLSKTSLSVATAQISDIIEGSMGGTSGGLYSILISGFSHGLIQVLKNKGDPVTAEATAEAFEIALETLFKYTKARKGSSTLVDALAPFIEEFAKSKDFKKAVQAAAEGAKSTGTFEAKFGRASYVGDSSNVADPGAVGFTEFLKGIESAF; this is encoded by the coding sequence ATGAAGTCTTTCGAAGTATCAGACCCTATCACATCAAGTCTCAAGGGATTTGTCCTAGCCAATCCCTCAATCACATTAGTCccagaagaaaaattcctGTATAGAACAACAGACAAGAATAAAATCGCATTGATTTCAGGTGGTGGGAGTGGTCATGAACCTACACATGCTGGTTTTATTGGTGAAGGAATGTTAAGTGGTGCTGTCTGTGGTGACGTTTTTGCTTCTCCTTCCACGAAGCAAATATTGAATGGTATACAATTGATTGCTGAAAATTCTAAAGGTGTTCTCTTAATTGTCAAGAACTATACTGGTGACGTCCTACATTTCGGTTTATCTGCTGAAAGGGCAAGAGCATTGGGAATTGACTGTCGTGTCGTCGTTGTAGGCGAAGATGTCGCCGTTGGGAGAGAGAAAGGTGGGATGGTTGGAAGAAGAGCATTAGCAGGTACAGTTTTAGTCCATAAGATTGTAGGTGCCTTTGCAGAAAAGTATTCGGAAAAGTATGGTTTAGATGGTACTGAAAGTGTGGCATATATTGTCAATGATGCCATGGTTACCATTGGTTCGTCATTGGATCACTGCAAAGTTCCAGGTAGAAAATTCGAAAgtgaattaaatgaaaaacaaatGGAATTAGGTATGGGTATCCATAATGAGCCTGGTGTTAAAGTCTTAGAACCAATTCCATCAACCGAAGATCTAATTTCTAATCACATGTTGCCCAAATTGTTAGATTCCACGGATAAGGATAGAGCATTCGTTGATTTCAAGAAAGACGATGAAGTCGTCTTATTAATCAACAATCTAGGGGGAGTTTCTAACTTGATCATTTCATCCATTGCATCCATTACCACTGATTTCTTAGCTGAACAGTATAATATCAAGCCTGTCAAAACTATTGTTGGTACTGTAATGACTTCATTCAATGGTAATGGATTCAGTATAACTTTATTGAATGCTTCTAAAGTTAATAAGGAGTTATCTTCTAAGTTTTCTGAAGTTACTTCAGTCATTAATCTATTAAATGACTTTACGGATGCTCCTGGTTGGCCAATTGCTGATTTCGAAAATAAGATGGCACCATCTGTTAACCATGAGATCTTACATAATGATGTTAAAGTTAAAGAAGTTGGTACATACGATTATGAATCGTTTTCTAAATGGATGAAAGCCGGTGCTGAACAAATTATAAAGAGTGAACCACATATTACCAAATTGGATTCTCAAGTTGGTGATGGTGATTGTGGCTACACGTTGGTAGCCGGTGTCAACGGCATAACCGAGAACCTAGATAAATTATCCAAGACCTCTTTATCTGTTGCCACAGCTCAAATCTCGGATATTATTGAAGGCTCTATGGGTGGTACATCTGGTGGTTTATATTCGATTTTAATTTCTGGATTTTCTCATGGATTAATTCAAGTATTGAAGAATAAAGGTGATCCAGTCACAGCAGAAGCTACCGCTGAAGCGTTCGAAATTGCACTAGAAactttattcaaatatacAAAGGCAAGGAAGGGCTCATCTACTTTGGTTGATGCGTTGGCGCCATTCATCGAAGAATTTGCCAAGTCAAAAGACTTCAAGAAAGCCGTTCAAGCGGCAGCTGAAGGTGCCAAATCCACAGGAACTTTTGAGGCCAAATTCGGCAGAGCTTCCTATGTTGGTGATTCTTCTAATGTTGCCGATCCAGGTGCTGTGGGTTTTACTGAATTCTTGAAAGGTATTGAATCTGCATTCTag
- the COG8 gene encoding Golgi transport complex subunit COG8 (similar to Saccharomyces cerevisiae COG8 (YML071C); ancestral locus Anc_4.339), whose protein sequence is MDVILNDLLDGSVDKLTNDEKEYCLTALRDILQSDNKSYDTYFSSRASSGTITEEIAEIDAEISNLERKMRDLLVSNKNAIVNEVLRNEDTKQLGSIRSDLEQLWELDNIVTNTKKLNSTGVQETTSDDLSIEELLGQSQSKKEDKDDEFHTALKKLRNRMSKAQEKNTVTGNLASVLDNLTNITDLMELPYLARTCIRTGHYQEAVMLYTHTNSLRVKYPDSTIIEEICQNVLKEINTTMLTGLVKLLSTSSTVNSMKKILKYLAAIPPFDVKESSAFLNVFLPVRYKFIQGEISAYSIGTDVSNDSLMEMMVKRKIEVLREHIYVSLNVFCKSFSFATEEINFPLIPQLSNIKDKNGNTLSTYNKPVATNPLMLQFVRQCLSFLLKELTAVDLKYKLSDSVCLQLVYCSFRLFDLNANFHKLFLNQVYESGLFKKEQLINAIKKRSELASVYSYGS, encoded by the coding sequence ATGGATGTTATATTAAACGATTTACTGGATGGATCCGTAGATAAATTAactaatgatgaaaaagaatattgCTTAACAGCTCTGAGAGACATATTACAATCcgataataaatcatatgatacatatttttcttctagGGCTTCGTCAGGAACCATTACTGAAGAAATTGCAGAAATCGATGCAGAAATATCTAATctagaaagaaaaatgcGAGATTTACTTGttagtaataaaaatgcTATCGTTAATGAAGTCTTAAGAAATGAGGACACTAAGCAGTTGGGTAGTATTCGGTCTGATTTGGAACAATTATGGGAACTAGATAATATTGTAACTAATACTAAGAAACTGAATTCAACAGGTGTGCAAGAGACTACATCTGACGATCTATCCATTGAAGAGCTTCTGGGACAAAGTCAATCCAAGAAGGAggataaagatgatgaattccATACAGCTTTGAAAAAACTGAGGAATAGAATGTCAAAGGcacaagaaaaaaatactgTAACTGGGAATTTAGCATCCGTCTTGGACAATTTAACTAATATAACTGATTTAATGGAATTACCATATTTGGCACGTACATGTATAAGAACTGGACATTATCAAGAGGCAGTCATGCTATACACTCATACCAATTCATTAAGGGTTAAGTATCCAGATTCCACCATCATCGAAGAGATTTGTCAAAATGTTTTGAAGGAAATAAATACCACGATGTTGACGGGATTAGTCAAATTATTGTCCACAAGTTCTACTGTAAATTCCATGAaaaagattttgaaataccTTGCTGCCATACCGCCGTTTGATGTGAAAGAATCATCGGCATTCTTAAATGTTTTCCTTCCAGTTCGATACAAGTTCATACAGGGAGAAATATCGGCGTATTCTATTGGAACGGATGTGTCAAATGATTCACTAATGGAGATGATGGTGAAAAGGAAGATTGAAGTTTTAAGAGAGCATATTTACGTGTCATTAAACgtattttgtaaatcattttcattcgCGACTGAGGAAATAAATTTCCCTTTAATTCCtcaattatcaaatatcaaagataaaaatgGTAACACGCTGTCCACGTATAATAAACCAGTGGCGACGAACCCATTAATGTTACAATTTGTAAGACAATGCTTAAGTTTTCTATTAAAGGAACTCACAGCTGTGGATTTAAAGTATAAGCTAAGTGATTCGGTGTGTTTACAATTGGTCTACTGTTCTTTCCGATTGTTTGATTTGAATGCGAACTTTCATAAGTTATTCCTTAACCAAGTTTACGAATCTGGTTTGTTTAAAAAGGAACAACTAATTAATGCTATTAAGAAAAGATCAGAATTGGCATCTGTATATTCATATGGTTCATAG
- the POB3 gene encoding FACT complex subunit POB3 (similar to Saccharomyces cerevisiae POB3 (YML069W); ancestral locus Anc_4.333), which yields MSADFDRIYLNQSKFNGRFRIADSGLGWKASASGGSASNKAKAPFLLPATELSTIQWSRACRGYELKINTKNQGVVQLDGFSQDDFNLIKSEFHHRFSIQIEHKEHSLRGWNWGKTDLARNELIFALNGKPTFEVPYSHINNTNLTSKNEVGIEFNIQNEEYQPAGDELVEMRFYIPGTLTTGDEEGEVPKKEEEKEGEGEDVDMEKEEKSLAEAFYGELREKADIGEVAGDAIVSFQDVFFATPRGRYDIDIYKNSIRLRGKTYEYKLQHRQIQRIVSLPKADDIHHLIVLAIEPPLRQGQTTYPFLVLQFQKDEETEVQLNLEDDDYEANYKDKLKKSYDAKTHVVISHVLKGLTDRRVIVPGSYTSKFDQCAVSCSYKANEGYLYPLDNAFFFLTKPTLYIPFSDVSSVNISRAGQSSTSSRTFDLEVVLRLNRGSTTFGNISKEEQQLLEQFLKSKNLRVKNEEKETQERLQNALGSDSDEGDINMGSAGEDDESEDVDFHASSGEEDVAEEFDSDAPVSDDEEGSGSDERPTKKPKVE from the coding sequence ATGAGTGCTGATTTTGAcagaatttatttaaacCAATCCAAATTCAACGGTAGGTTCCGTATCGCTGACTCAGGGTTAGGTTGGAAGGCATCCGCCAGTGGTGGGTCTGCCTCGAACAAAGCAAAGGCCCCATTCCTATTACCAGCTACTGAATTATCCACTATTCAATGGAGTAGAGCCTGTAGAGGTTATGAATTGAAGATTAACACCAAGAATCAAGGTGTTGTTCAATTAGATGGGTTTTCTCAAGAcgatttcaatttgattaaGAGTGAGTTCCATCATAGGTTTAGCATACAAATTGAGCATAAGGAACATTCTTTACGTGGTTGGAATTGGGGGAAAACTGATTTGGCTagaaatgaattgatttttGCCTTGAATGGGAAACCAACTTTTGAAGTCCCATATAGTCATATCAATAATACTAATTTGACTTCCAAAAATGAGGTCggtattgaatttaatattcaaaatgaagAGTACCAACCAGCCGGTGATGAGTTAGTTGAAATGAGATTTTATATACCAGGTACTTTAACTACCGGAGATGAAGAGGGAGAAGTaccaaagaaagaagaagaaaaagaaggtGAAGGTGAAGATGTCGATATggagaaagaagaaaagagtTTGGCTGAAGCATTCTATGGGGAATTAAGAGAGAAGGCAGATATTGGTGAAGTTGCAGGTGATGCCATTGTCTCATTCCAAGATGTTTTCTTCGCTACCCCAAGAGGCCGTTACGATATCgatatttacaaaaattcCATCAGACTTAGAGGTAAAACTTATGAATACAAACTACAACATCGTCAAATCCAAAGAATCGTTTCACTTCCTAAAGCTGATGATATTCACCATTTGATTGTTTTAGCCATAGAACCACCATTGCGTCAAGGTCAAACCACTTATCCATTCTTAGTACTACAATTCcaaaaagatgaagaaactgaAGTTCAATTGAATCTAGAAGATGACGATTATGAAGCTAACTACaaagataaattaaagaagtCATACGATGCAAAGACACATGTTGTTATAAGTCATGTTCTAAAAGGGTTGACTGACCGTAGAGTCATCGTGCCAGGTAGTTATACATCAAAGTTTGATCAGTGTGCTGTGTCATGTTCATACAAGGCGAATGAAGGTTATCTATATCCCTTAGATAAtgctttcttcttcttaacTAAACCAACTCTATATATCCCATTCTCTGATGTCAGTTCCGTGAACATTTCCAGGGCAGGTCAAAGTTCTACATCTTCTAGAACTTTTGATTTAGAAGTGGTGTTACGTTTGAACAGAGGGTCTACAACATTCGGTAATATTAGcaaagaagaacaacaattacTTGAACagtttttgaaatcaaagaatttAAGAGTTAAGAatgaagagaaagaaacaCAAGAAAGATTACAAAATGCTCTTGGTTCAGACAGTGATGAAGGTGATATAAATATGGGATCAGCtggtgaagatgatgaatctGAAGATGTTGATTTCCATGCAAGTTCTGGTGAAGAGGATGTTGCAGAAGAGTTTGATTCTGATGCTCCAGTTAGTGATGACGAAGAAGGAAGTGGTTCTGATGAAAGACCAACGAAGAAACCTAAGGTAGAATAA